In the Oryzias latipes chromosome 9, ASM223467v1 genome, one interval contains:
- the lrrc43 gene encoding leucine-rich repeat-containing protein 43 isoform X2 has product MASKTLSSEIEKMIRHLCLNDFPCGNGSWRKSKDGGDGPERESADELLDLLKCPRSPWGQVDDSWSPQVSTLRELAVLTPERLRKNFIYNHFTTLRIVDKGVSVIDDGLLKFSKLEELVLSANLLTEIAVESLPITLKVLELRANRLSSLSGLSSCRLPQLQYLSLGSNPIGLHEDVSCITGRKWPQLVCLDLSDCDFEDQQALVKALSTLSCLKTLILEGNPFTLAPAYPGLTVDTLTQLAYLDGSDISPEERQQFRGFATMNDLKADTALATVSVGRMRGMPDPTNLACKSVSDTVSTTTEDGSTNTSLQSNRNHERKIHRSDCGVVKTTETCSITAPMSSHSTSKLTWSEVMDFSDSQTYAVISLRDFKTFLKRGLYLRLEEEKIVSRPAASEDALSDKSGQTVKDMKGRKGKEPQDKLISTKVKSTDKKGTSVQRLVDDAPIRRILGSAHVPLQSLIRGDPELSVICEFDLQHKDFEVDVAQTPHKDLEKNKNEDEVLKQRGSCGKGQKNVSHSKCKESKKQYVNTQSDNPQPVQQDKVTVELRVQLEKWGSLSEAQPHQHS; this is encoded by the exons ATGGCATCGAAAACACTTTCATCTGAGATAGAAAAGATGATCCGCCATCTCTGTTTGAACGACTTTCCCTGTGGAAATGGCAGCTGG AGAAAATCCAAAGACGGTGGAGATGGACCAGAGAGGGAGTCAGCAGATGAGCTTCTGGATCTCTTGAAATGCCCTCGTTCCCCATGGGGGCAGGTTGATGACTCCTGGAGCCCTCAAGTTTCCACACTGAGAGAGCTGGCTGTGCTAACTCCTGAACGTCTacgaaaaaactttatttacaatcaCTTTACAACACTTCGCATTGTTGACAAGGGT GTGTCAGTCATTGATGATGGTCTTCTAAAGTTCTCAAAGCTGGAGGAGCTAGTTCTGAGTGCCAATCTGCTGACAGAAATCGCTGTGGAGAGTCTTCCCATTACACTGAAG GTTTTGGAGCTTCGTGCAAACCGTTTGTCTTCTCTAAGCGGTCTCAGCAGCTGCCGGCTTCCTCAGCTTCAGTATCTCAGCCTTGGCTCAAACCCCATCGGTTTGCATGAAGACGTGTCTTGTATTACTGGAAGAAAATG GCCACAGCTAGTGTGTTTGGACCTCAGTGACTGTGACTTTGAGGACCAGCAGGCCCTGGTAAAGGCCCTCAGTACCCTCTCATGCCTTAAGACACTAATACTAGAGGGAAATCCTTTCACCCTTGCACCAGCGTATCCAGGCCTTACTGTGGACACCCTCACACAGCTTGCTTACTTAGATGGCTCAGACATCTCCCCTGAGGAAAGACAGCAATTCAGAGGCTTTGCCACAATGAATG ATCTAAAGGCAGACACAGCATTAGCTACCGTGAGTGTTGGGAGGATGAGAGGAATGCCAGATCCAACG AACTTGGCGTGTAAGTCTGTATCTGACACAGTCTCCACAACGACAGAGGACGGCTCAACTAACACAAGCCTGCAATCAAACAGGAACCATGAAAGAAAGATACACAGATCAGACTGCGGAGTGGTCAAAACCACAGAAACCTGCAGTATCACAGCACCAA TGTCCAGTCACAGCACGTCAAAATTAACATGGTCGGAGGTCATGGATTTCAGTGACTCACAAACGTATGCCGTCATTTCTCTGAGAGACTTCAAGACATTTCTGAAGCGTGGACTTTACTTAAGGCTAGAAGAGGAAAAG ATAGTATCACGGCCTGCAGCCTCTGAAGATGCCCTGTCAGACAAATCAGGCCAAACGGTGAAAGACATGAAAGGCAGGAAAGGGAAGGAG CCTCAAGATAAGCTGATTTCCACCAAAGTAAAGTCAACGGATAAGAAGGGGACATCTGTCCAAAGACTTGTTGATGACGCTCCTATTAGACGAATCCTTGGCTCAGCTCACGTTCCTCTGCAAAGCCTGATCAGAGGAGATCCTGAACTCAGCGTCATTTGTGAGTTTGATCTTCAGCACAAAGACTTTGAGGTGGATGTGGCACAAACACCTCACAAG gatctggaaaagaacaaaaatgaagatgagGTGCTAAAGCAAAGAGGAAGTTGCGGAAAAGGACAGAAGAATGTATCACATTCAAAAT GCAAAGAAAGCAAGAAACAATATGTGAATACTCAGTCAGACAATCCACAACCTGTCCAGCAGGACAAAGTGACCGTGGAGCTGAGAGTGCAGCTGGAGAAATGGGGCTCACTTTCAGAAGCTCAACCACACCAACATTCCTGA
- the lrrc43 gene encoding leucine-rich repeat-containing protein 43 isoform X1 — MASKTLSSEIEKMIRHLCLNDFPCGNGSWRKSKDGGDGPERESADELLDLLKCPRSPWGQVDDSWSPQVSTLRELAVLTPERLRKNFIYNHFTTLRIVDKGVSVIDDGLLKFSKLEELVLSANLLTEIAVESLPITLKVLELRANRLSSLSGLSSCRLPQLQYLSLGSNPIGLHEDVSCITGRKWPQLVCLDLSDCDFEDQQALVKALSTLSCLKTLILEGNPFTLAPAYPGLTVDTLTQLAYLDGSDISPEERQQFRGFATMNDLKADTALATVSVGRMRGMPDPTVRVEGSAPELFVTTKYYIFYEFPSHHAPNNLNLACKSVSDTVSTTTEDGSTNTSLQSNRNHERKIHRSDCGVVKTTETCSITAPMSSHSTSKLTWSEVMDFSDSQTYAVISLRDFKTFLKRGLYLRLEEEKIVSRPAASEDALSDKSGQTVKDMKGRKGKEPQDKLISTKVKSTDKKGTSVQRLVDDAPIRRILGSAHVPLQSLIRGDPELSVICEFDLQHKDFEVDVAQTPHKDLEKNKNEDEVLKQRGSCGKGQKNVSHSKCKESKKQYVNTQSDNPQPVQQDKVTVELRVQLEKWGSLSEAQPHQHS, encoded by the exons ATGGCATCGAAAACACTTTCATCTGAGATAGAAAAGATGATCCGCCATCTCTGTTTGAACGACTTTCCCTGTGGAAATGGCAGCTGG AGAAAATCCAAAGACGGTGGAGATGGACCAGAGAGGGAGTCAGCAGATGAGCTTCTGGATCTCTTGAAATGCCCTCGTTCCCCATGGGGGCAGGTTGATGACTCCTGGAGCCCTCAAGTTTCCACACTGAGAGAGCTGGCTGTGCTAACTCCTGAACGTCTacgaaaaaactttatttacaatcaCTTTACAACACTTCGCATTGTTGACAAGGGT GTGTCAGTCATTGATGATGGTCTTCTAAAGTTCTCAAAGCTGGAGGAGCTAGTTCTGAGTGCCAATCTGCTGACAGAAATCGCTGTGGAGAGTCTTCCCATTACACTGAAG GTTTTGGAGCTTCGTGCAAACCGTTTGTCTTCTCTAAGCGGTCTCAGCAGCTGCCGGCTTCCTCAGCTTCAGTATCTCAGCCTTGGCTCAAACCCCATCGGTTTGCATGAAGACGTGTCTTGTATTACTGGAAGAAAATG GCCACAGCTAGTGTGTTTGGACCTCAGTGACTGTGACTTTGAGGACCAGCAGGCCCTGGTAAAGGCCCTCAGTACCCTCTCATGCCTTAAGACACTAATACTAGAGGGAAATCCTTTCACCCTTGCACCAGCGTATCCAGGCCTTACTGTGGACACCCTCACACAGCTTGCTTACTTAGATGGCTCAGACATCTCCCCTGAGGAAAGACAGCAATTCAGAGGCTTTGCCACAATGAATG ATCTAAAGGCAGACACAGCATTAGCTACCGTGAGTGTTGGGAGGATGAGAGGAATGCCAGATCCAACGGTGAGAGTGGAAGGATCAGCTCCTGAATTATTTGTCACCACaaaatattacatcttttatgaATTTCCGAGTCATCACGCTCCTAATAATCTG AACTTGGCGTGTAAGTCTGTATCTGACACAGTCTCCACAACGACAGAGGACGGCTCAACTAACACAAGCCTGCAATCAAACAGGAACCATGAAAGAAAGATACACAGATCAGACTGCGGAGTGGTCAAAACCACAGAAACCTGCAGTATCACAGCACCAA TGTCCAGTCACAGCACGTCAAAATTAACATGGTCGGAGGTCATGGATTTCAGTGACTCACAAACGTATGCCGTCATTTCTCTGAGAGACTTCAAGACATTTCTGAAGCGTGGACTTTACTTAAGGCTAGAAGAGGAAAAG ATAGTATCACGGCCTGCAGCCTCTGAAGATGCCCTGTCAGACAAATCAGGCCAAACGGTGAAAGACATGAAAGGCAGGAAAGGGAAGGAG CCTCAAGATAAGCTGATTTCCACCAAAGTAAAGTCAACGGATAAGAAGGGGACATCTGTCCAAAGACTTGTTGATGACGCTCCTATTAGACGAATCCTTGGCTCAGCTCACGTTCCTCTGCAAAGCCTGATCAGAGGAGATCCTGAACTCAGCGTCATTTGTGAGTTTGATCTTCAGCACAAAGACTTTGAGGTGGATGTGGCACAAACACCTCACAAG gatctggaaaagaacaaaaatgaagatgagGTGCTAAAGCAAAGAGGAAGTTGCGGAAAAGGACAGAAGAATGTATCACATTCAAAAT GCAAAGAAAGCAAGAAACAATATGTGAATACTCAGTCAGACAATCCACAACCTGTCCAGCAGGACAAAGTGACCGTGGAGCTGAGAGTGCAGCTGGAGAAATGGGGCTCACTTTCAGAAGCTCAACCACACCAACATTCCTGA